A stretch of Paraburkholderia phenazinium DNA encodes these proteins:
- a CDS encoding triphosphoribosyl-dephospho-CoA synthase, translating to MATPAVMPVTAARISSGSGLLLSGTEASPVGTRTTRATAPSLRTPESVSGSFEADALLAQLAVTALIEEAQLTPKPALVDQRGSGAHRDLDLDIMLRSAHALEPTFVALARAARHSEPSATLRAELAQIGRTGEREMMRATGGSNAHRGAIWIVGLLVAGAALAQRDAQAATNHASDSIHSNSEGHCHAHAPSATRVSHAVKVCKLAAQIACFPDRFAAVADSNGERARQRYQVGGARREAQDGFPHVMAIGLPALLAARANGVSEESARLDALLTIMTSLDDTCLLHRAGLPGLRAGQQGARRVLELGGSASVAGRAALYELDRALLTLNASPGGAADLLAATLFIDKLVHHSTGGSQSSWKI from the coding sequence ATGGCCACGCCTGCGGTAATGCCGGTGACGGCTGCGCGAATCTCGAGCGGTTCTGGCCTGCTTCTGTCCGGGACTGAAGCGTCGCCGGTCGGTACGCGCACAACACGCGCGACGGCGCCATCACTCCGTACACCGGAAAGCGTTTCAGGCAGCTTTGAAGCCGACGCACTGTTGGCGCAGCTAGCCGTCACTGCGCTGATCGAAGAGGCGCAACTGACGCCCAAGCCCGCGCTGGTAGATCAGCGCGGCAGCGGCGCGCACCGCGATCTCGATCTGGACATCATGCTGCGCTCCGCTCATGCACTCGAGCCGACGTTCGTTGCGCTAGCGCGCGCCGCGCGGCACAGCGAGCCATCCGCTACCTTGCGCGCAGAATTGGCGCAGATCGGCCGCACTGGGGAACGCGAGATGATGCGGGCCACCGGCGGCAGCAATGCGCATCGTGGCGCCATCTGGATCGTCGGACTGCTGGTCGCGGGCGCAGCACTTGCGCAACGCGACGCGCAAGCCGCTACAAACCATGCGAGCGATTCAATTCATTCGAACTCCGAAGGTCACTGCCACGCACACGCGCCCTCAGCGACCCGTGTCTCGCACGCGGTAAAAGTCTGCAAGCTTGCCGCGCAGATTGCCTGCTTTCCCGATCGCTTCGCTGCAGTTGCCGATAGCAACGGCGAGCGTGCGCGCCAACGCTACCAGGTGGGCGGTGCTCGTCGCGAAGCGCAGGATGGCTTTCCACACGTCATGGCAATCGGTCTTCCCGCGCTGCTGGCAGCCCGCGCCAATGGCGTGAGCGAAGAATCAGCGCGGCTTGACGCACTGCTAACGATCATGACCTCGCTCGACGACACGTGCCTGTTGCATCGCGCCGGCCTGCCCGGATTGCGCGCCGGCCAGCAAGGCGCGCGCCGGGTGCTCGAACTCGGCGGCAGCGCCAGCGTCGCGGGTCGGGCCGCGCTTTATGAGCTCGACCGCGCGCTGCTCACGCTCAATGCATCCCCCGGCGGCGCAGCCGATCTGCTCGCCGCCACCCTTTTCATCGACAAGCTGGTGCATCACAGCACCGGCGGGAGCCAATCCTCATGGAAAATCTGA
- the mdcA gene encoding malonate decarboxylase subunit alpha, whose translation MNQQAQPSPRSAAAPAARSWTTMRDEKARRLAAIAPWLEDGVLRSERIVDALETLIRPGDRVALEGDNQKQADFLSRSFAKVDPQKVRDVHLLISSISRPEHLTLFERGIAHKVDFAFAGPQSLRVAQLLEDGQLEIGAIHTYVELYARMFVELTPNVALLCAEKADRHGNLYTGANTEDTPTIAEAAAFRHGIVIVQVNEIVDELPRVDIPGSWVDVVVQADRPFAVEPLFTRDPRHIGDLQVLTAMMVIRGIYEAYGVTALNHGIGFDTAAIELLLPTYGESLGLKGKICRNWTLNPHPTLIPAIESGWVESVHCFGSEVGMEQYIEARPDVFFTGRDGSLRSNRVLCQLAGQYGVDLFIGSTLQIDADANSSTVTRGRLAGFGGAPNMGHDPRGRRHSSEAWLKLLKDQGPVSRGQKLVVQLAETYKKGGEPTFVDELDAVAVGAKSGMPIAPVMIYGDDVSHVVTEEGIAHLHKAEGIDERRAALAAVAGVTPIGLRAKPEKTAELRRRGIVAYPEDLGIRRGEAKRSLLAARSIDDLVTWSGGLYVPPAQFRSW comes from the coding sequence ATGAATCAACAAGCCCAACCATCCCCCCGCTCCGCCGCCGCACCGGCAGCACGGTCCTGGACCACCATGCGCGACGAGAAAGCGCGCCGCCTCGCCGCCATTGCGCCGTGGCTCGAAGACGGCGTGTTGCGCAGCGAGCGCATCGTCGATGCGCTGGAAACACTGATCCGCCCAGGCGACCGCGTTGCGCTCGAAGGCGACAATCAGAAGCAGGCCGATTTTCTGTCGCGCTCGTTCGCGAAGGTGGATCCGCAAAAGGTCCGCGACGTCCATCTGCTGATTTCGAGCATCAGCCGGCCCGAGCATCTGACGCTGTTCGAGCGCGGCATCGCGCACAAGGTCGACTTCGCCTTCGCGGGGCCGCAGAGCCTGCGCGTCGCGCAACTACTGGAAGATGGCCAGCTCGAAATCGGCGCGATCCACACCTACGTCGAGCTGTACGCACGGATGTTCGTGGAGCTGACGCCGAACGTTGCGCTGTTGTGCGCAGAAAAAGCGGACCGTCACGGCAATCTCTACACCGGGGCGAACACCGAAGACACGCCCACCATCGCAGAAGCCGCTGCGTTCCGGCACGGCATCGTGATTGTTCAGGTGAACGAAATCGTCGATGAATTGCCACGCGTCGACATTCCCGGCTCGTGGGTCGACGTGGTCGTGCAGGCCGACCGGCCCTTCGCAGTGGAGCCGCTGTTTACGCGCGATCCGCGCCACATCGGCGACCTGCAGGTGCTGACCGCGATGATGGTAATTCGCGGCATCTACGAGGCGTACGGTGTGACCGCGCTGAATCACGGCATCGGCTTCGATACGGCGGCCATCGAACTGTTGTTGCCCACCTATGGCGAGTCGCTCGGGCTGAAGGGCAAGATTTGCCGCAACTGGACGCTCAATCCCCATCCCACCTTGATTCCGGCCATCGAATCCGGCTGGGTCGAAAGCGTGCATTGCTTTGGTAGCGAAGTGGGCATGGAGCAGTACATCGAGGCACGCCCCGACGTGTTCTTCACCGGACGCGACGGCAGTCTGCGTTCGAACCGCGTGTTGTGCCAGTTGGCGGGGCAATACGGCGTCGACCTGTTTATCGGCTCCACGCTGCAGATCGACGCGGATGCGAACTCGTCGACGGTCACGCGTGGGCGGCTCGCTGGTTTTGGCGGCGCCCCGAACATGGGACACGATCCGCGCGGACGGCGTCATTCGAGCGAAGCGTGGCTCAAGCTTCTCAAGGATCAAGGACCGGTCTCCCGCGGTCAGAAGCTGGTCGTGCAGCTTGCCGAGACGTACAAGAAAGGCGGCGAGCCGACCTTCGTCGATGAGCTCGATGCGGTTGCAGTCGGCGCGAAGAGCGGCATGCCTATCGCCCCAGTGATGATCTACGGCGACGACGTCAGCCACGTGGTCACTGAGGAAGGCATCGCCCACTTGCACAAGGCCGAAGGGATCGACGAACGGCGCGCGGCACTTGCTGCGGTAGCCGGCGTCACGCCAATCGGCTTGCGCGCGAAGCCGGAAAAAACAGCGGAGCTGCGCCGGCGCGGCATCGTCGCGTATCCCGAGGATCTCGGCATCCGCCGCGGTGAAGCGAAGCGCTCGTTGCTGGCCGCGCGCAGCATCGACGATCTGGTGACATGGTCGGGCGGTCTGTATGTGCCGCCGGCGCAATTCCGGAGCTGGTAA
- a CDS encoding GntR family transcriptional regulator, which yields MNDATDGFPLDSAARVPFLPVAATPRASTSRVIADALRTAIVEGTLAPGAPLRQDAIARHFSVSAIPVREALRQLEGEGWAKVTVHKGATVAPLSADEAREIYEIRSALESLAVGLAIPHHTAATLRESEKLCRAAEKEMDPALYVTRNEEFHMSLYAPAARPQLEEMIATLHRRGERYLRLKFGLPLYKDESDREHAEILDAVRRADISAARSLLTAHLLGTGELLYRFLTERAQAEAAHANGRKPRARRARTPTSGS from the coding sequence ATGAACGATGCAACCGATGGTTTTCCCCTGGACAGCGCTGCGCGCGTCCCCTTTCTGCCCGTAGCGGCCACGCCGCGGGCCAGCACGTCACGCGTGATCGCGGACGCTTTGCGTACGGCGATCGTCGAAGGCACGCTGGCCCCCGGTGCCCCCTTGCGGCAGGACGCCATTGCCCGCCATTTCTCGGTCAGCGCAATTCCCGTGCGCGAAGCGCTACGCCAACTGGAAGGCGAAGGCTGGGCGAAGGTCACCGTCCACAAGGGGGCGACGGTCGCGCCGCTGTCGGCGGACGAAGCCCGCGAAATCTACGAGATCCGCTCGGCGCTTGAGAGTCTCGCCGTCGGCCTCGCCATTCCGCACCACACCGCTGCAACGCTGCGTGAGTCGGAAAAGCTGTGCCGCGCTGCGGAGAAAGAGATGGATCCGGCGCTCTACGTGACCCGCAACGAGGAGTTTCATATGAGCCTCTACGCGCCGGCCGCACGACCGCAACTCGAGGAAATGATTGCCACGCTGCATCGGCGCGGCGAACGTTATTTACGGCTCAAATTCGGACTACCGCTGTACAAGGACGAGTCCGATCGCGAACACGCGGAAATACTCGACGCGGTGCGCCGCGCCGACATCTCCGCTGCACGCTCGCTGCTGACCGCGCATCTGCTCGGCACCGGCGAGTTGCTCTACCGTTTCCTGACCGAACGCGCGCAGGCCGAAGCCGCGCATGCCAACGGCCGCAAGCCGCGCGCGAGACGCGCGCGCACTCCAACTTCCGGGAGCTGA
- a CDS encoding MFS transporter, with product MMNSISDRARVARHRTPLNRSQIAGFWGAWAGWTLDGMDSFIYALVLTPALTELLPRSGYAATPANVGLAGSILFALFLIGWGLSFIWGPLADRFGRTKVLAGTIFTFAIFTGLSAISQNVWELAIFRFIAGVGIGGEWALAGTYVAEAWPEDRRKMGAGYLQTGYYAGFFLAAALNYTVGVHYGWRAMFLTGAVPVVVAILILLRVKEPEKWQKAEPQAVRSRPLREILGPVYRRRTWVACALLTIAIIGLWAGAVYEPSAVIQLATRAGMGKPDAIRTASIATGLLSISTVLGCLALPPLAERIGRKKTLAIYFAGMAVAIAGSFGWSFYMPNGLVPFIAWLCVLGFFGGNFALFSLWLPEQFETRVRATAFAFCTSFGRFVGAGVNFLLGAAVLHMHTLGIPVALTAVAFVIGLFIIPFAPETKGEVLPQ from the coding sequence ATGATGAATTCAATCTCGGACCGCGCGCGTGTCGCGCGGCATCGCACGCCACTAAACCGCTCGCAGATCGCAGGGTTCTGGGGCGCATGGGCGGGCTGGACGCTGGACGGGATGGATTCGTTCATCTACGCGCTGGTTCTCACCCCGGCGCTCACCGAACTGTTGCCGCGCTCGGGCTATGCCGCGACGCCAGCCAACGTCGGGCTCGCCGGGTCGATCCTGTTTGCGCTGTTTCTGATCGGCTGGGGGCTGTCGTTTATCTGGGGGCCGCTCGCCGACCGCTTTGGCCGCACCAAGGTGCTGGCCGGTACGATCTTCACTTTTGCAATTTTTACGGGACTTTCGGCGATCTCGCAGAACGTCTGGGAACTGGCTATCTTCCGGTTTATTGCGGGCGTGGGGATCGGCGGCGAATGGGCGCTGGCTGGCACCTATGTGGCCGAGGCGTGGCCGGAGGACCGTCGCAAGATGGGGGCGGGCTATCTGCAAACCGGTTACTACGCCGGCTTCTTTCTGGCCGCGGCGCTCAATTACACGGTCGGGGTTCACTACGGCTGGCGCGCGATGTTCCTGACCGGTGCAGTGCCGGTGGTCGTCGCAATCCTGATCTTGTTGCGTGTGAAGGAGCCGGAAAAATGGCAGAAGGCGGAGCCGCAAGCCGTGCGTAGCAGGCCATTGCGCGAGATTCTCGGTCCCGTGTACCGGCGCCGCACGTGGGTTGCCTGTGCGTTGTTGACGATTGCGATTATCGGTCTATGGGCGGGCGCGGTGTATGAGCCGTCGGCAGTGATCCAGCTTGCGACGCGTGCAGGAATGGGTAAGCCGGATGCGATCCGCACGGCGTCGATCGCAACTGGCTTGCTGTCTATTTCGACGGTTCTCGGGTGTCTTGCGCTGCCGCCGCTAGCGGAACGGATCGGGCGTAAAAAGACTCTGGCGATTTACTTCGCCGGGATGGCGGTGGCAATCGCGGGCAGCTTTGGGTGGTCGTTTTATATGCCTAACGGACTGGTGCCGTTTATCGCGTGGTTGTGTGTGCTGGGGTTCTTCGGCGGCAACTTTGCGCTGTTCAGCCTGTGGCTGCCGGAGCAGTTCGAAACGCGTGTGCGGGCCACGGCGTTTGCGTTTTGTACGTCGTTCGGACGGTTTGTCGGGGCGGGCGTGAACTTCCTGTTGGGCGCGGCGGTGCTGCATATGCATACGCTCGGTATTCCGGTCGCGCTGACCGCGGTGGCGTTTGTTATCGGGCTCTTCATCATCCCGTTTGCGCCGGAGACGAAAGGGGAAGTTTTGCCGCAGTGA
- a CDS encoding type II toxin-antitoxin system Phd/YefM family antitoxin, producing the protein MNTLTYSEARAGFKQAMDDVCRDHTPMLITRQGGEHVVMVSLEDFSAMQETLYLLSSPKNAERLVRSVAQINARKGTPRTLLTDEQTESPKQGDREV; encoded by the coding sequence ATGAACACCCTTACTTACAGCGAGGCCCGTGCTGGCTTTAAGCAAGCGATGGACGACGTCTGCCGCGACCACACGCCTATGCTGATAACCCGGCAAGGTGGCGAACATGTGGTGATGGTTTCGCTCGAGGACTTCAGCGCCATGCAGGAAACCCTGTATCTGCTGAGCTCTCCGAAGAATGCCGAACGGCTTGTACGTTCTGTCGCCCAGATCAATGCACGCAAGGGTACGCCGCGCACACTGCTAACAGATGAGCAAACAGAAAGCCCGAAACAAGGAGACCGTGAGGTCTGA
- a CDS encoding Txe/YoeB family addiction module toxin: protein MSKQKARNKETVRSDSVFVFTDEAWEDYLHWQRVDPKVLRKVNELLEECRRDPFKGAGKPEPLVGNLTGFWSRRVSLADRLVYMPQDGLIYVAACRFHYDD, encoded by the coding sequence ATGAGCAAACAGAAAGCCCGAAACAAGGAGACCGTGAGGTCTGATAGTGTTTTTGTCTTTACGGATGAAGCTTGGGAAGACTATTTGCATTGGCAGAGAGTCGATCCCAAGGTATTGCGGAAGGTCAACGAACTGCTTGAAGAATGCCGGCGTGACCCTTTCAAGGGCGCGGGCAAGCCGGAGCCCCTGGTTGGCAATCTGACGGGTTTCTGGTCACGCCGCGTGAGCCTTGCTGATCGCCTGGTCTATATGCCGCAGGACGGATTGATCTACGTCGCCGCCTGCCGTTTTCACTACGACGATTGA
- a CDS encoding DMT family transporter, whose protein sequence is MSLTSRQQGAITLASGGLLMGTIGIFVEEARLDAMTMVFFRCLFGSLALAGYCAWKGFFRAQQFTLRMVLLAVLSGALMVTQWVWFFDAIHRTSIAVATVVFHVQPFWVVLMGAALFNERLGGDRLGWIATAFVGLVLASGVATSENLQGHAGYLIGVGEALAGSVLYASVTLIAKSLGQLRPHLLTLAQCLVGVVCLAFIAPLHSVAHIEPKQWFWLVGMGVLHTGLSYVLIYGALPKLTTPIIAVLLFVYPLTAIVVDAVVYGRALSPLQLAGMALIVTASLGVNLGWPLVSILRRGVRASRSTD, encoded by the coding sequence ATGTCACTCACCTCGCGTCAACAAGGCGCCATCACCCTCGCCAGCGGTGGTTTGCTGATGGGGACGATCGGCATCTTCGTCGAGGAAGCGCGTCTCGATGCAATGACGATGGTGTTCTTTCGCTGCCTGTTCGGATCTCTCGCGCTAGCGGGTTATTGCGCGTGGAAGGGGTTTTTCAGGGCGCAGCAATTTACGCTGCGCATGGTGTTGCTCGCCGTGCTGTCCGGTGCGCTGATGGTGACCCAATGGGTCTGGTTCTTCGATGCCATTCACCGCACCAGCATCGCGGTCGCGACCGTGGTGTTTCATGTGCAGCCGTTCTGGGTCGTGCTGATGGGTGCGGCGCTTTTCAACGAGCGGCTCGGCGGCGACCGGCTCGGCTGGATCGCGACGGCGTTTGTCGGACTCGTGCTGGCTTCGGGCGTGGCCACCAGCGAAAACCTGCAAGGGCATGCCGGTTATCTGATCGGTGTGGGCGAAGCGCTGGCCGGTTCAGTGCTCTATGCAAGCGTGACGCTGATCGCCAAGAGTCTCGGTCAGTTGCGCCCGCATCTGCTGACGCTCGCTCAGTGTCTGGTTGGTGTGGTTTGCCTGGCGTTTATTGCGCCGCTGCATTCGGTGGCCCATATCGAGCCCAAGCAATGGTTCTGGCTCGTCGGCATGGGCGTGCTGCATACCGGGCTGTCGTATGTGCTGATTTACGGCGCGCTGCCCAAGCTGACCACGCCGATCATCGCGGTACTACTGTTTGTTTATCCGCTAACCGCGATCGTCGTGGATGCGGTTGTTTATGGGCGGGCGCTGTCGCCATTGCAACTGGCCGGGATGGCGTTGATTGTGACGGCGAGCCTTGGCGTCAATCTTGGGTGGCCGCTCGTGTCGATTTTGCGGCGTGGGGTAAGGGCGAGTCGTTCGACGGATTGA
- a CDS encoding LysR family transcriptional regulator, with protein sequence MNPEFDVDLLRTFVAVVETGSFTKAAATVHRSQAAVSMQIKRLESMLGTTLFTRDTRNLALTRPGHTLLEYARRVIDLHEEAWSAIVRPEVTGRVVLGAPDDYVSSLLSPVLRRFSNLYPQVEIEIVCAQSTALAPMLADNKIDLAFVTRDRKLRGEFVRSEPMVWVGASEDTPVLAASPLPVGLYEPGCVARTHTLAALDKARIRYRAAYSSASLLGLVATVDAGLAVIALTRCSVPTRLAILGDAHGLPKIEPLEIVVARSAKSDRPTCDYLAAQMIQDLSVRSQSRASVAAPSALTREDRAADVQARA encoded by the coding sequence ATGAACCCTGAATTCGACGTGGATCTGTTGCGTACCTTCGTCGCCGTGGTCGAGACGGGTAGTTTCACGAAGGCCGCGGCGACCGTGCATCGCTCGCAGGCGGCGGTCAGCATGCAGATCAAAAGGCTCGAAAGCATGCTCGGCACGACGCTGTTCACGCGTGACACCCGCAACCTGGCGCTGACGCGGCCAGGCCACACGCTGCTCGAATACGCGCGGCGGGTGATCGATCTGCATGAGGAAGCGTGGTCGGCGATCGTACGGCCCGAGGTGACTGGGCGGGTCGTGCTGGGGGCGCCAGACGATTACGTGTCGTCGTTGTTGTCGCCTGTGCTCAGGCGCTTTTCGAATCTGTACCCGCAGGTCGAGATCGAGATTGTCTGCGCGCAAAGCACGGCACTCGCGCCGATGCTGGCCGACAACAAGATCGACCTCGCATTCGTCACCCGCGATCGCAAACTGCGCGGCGAATTTGTGCGCAGTGAGCCGATGGTGTGGGTGGGGGCGTCGGAAGATACGCCGGTGCTGGCGGCCTCACCATTGCCGGTGGGCTTATACGAGCCGGGCTGTGTAGCCCGTACGCATACACTGGCTGCGCTCGATAAAGCGCGGATTCGTTACCGTGCCGCATACAGCAGCGCCAGTCTGCTTGGCCTCGTGGCGACCGTGGATGCCGGATTGGCAGTCATCGCGCTGACTCGCTGCAGCGTGCCGACACGTCTTGCCATCCTCGGCGACGCGCATGGCCTGCCGAAGATCGAGCCGCTGGAAATCGTGGTGGCGCGCAGCGCCAAGTCGGACCGCCCGACCTGCGACTATCTCGCGGCGCAGATGATTCAGGATTTGTCGGTGCGCTCGCAGTCTCGCGCCTCGGTGGCTGCGCCATCTGCCTTGACGCGCGAGGACCGCGCGGCGGACGTTCAGGCGCGGGCGTAG
- a CDS encoding ABC transporter ATP-binding protein, whose product MSDLRICGLQKSFDGNPVLHGIDLSVERGTLLALLGPSGSGKTTLLRVLCGFERADHGSVEIDGRRVVGDALHVPSEQRRIGYVPQEGALFPHLSVADNIVFGLPRTQRRVRHRVSELLELVGLPATFADRAPQQLSGGQQQRVALARALAPSPTLVMLDEPFSSLDAALRLETRQAVASALAAAGATAVLVTHDQSEALSLGHEVAVLWQGKLIQTDTPEMIYRRPVTRELASFIGEAVLLQGVAARDRVTCELGELTLSAPARDGAVDVMVRPEQIRLWRANETTPDGTASFDAIVQDVTFQGQDAGVALQLQSAARTVVRARVPGYRTPQPGERVRLAIDGDVTAYARA is encoded by the coding sequence ATGAGCGACCTTCGTATCTGCGGCCTGCAAAAATCGTTCGACGGCAACCCGGTGCTGCACGGCATCGATCTGTCCGTCGAGCGCGGCACGCTGCTCGCCCTGCTCGGTCCGTCCGGCAGCGGCAAAACTACCTTGCTGCGCGTGTTGTGCGGCTTCGAACGCGCGGACCACGGTAGCGTGGAAATCGACGGCCGGCGGGTTGTCGGCGATGCGTTGCATGTGCCGTCGGAGCAGCGCCGCATCGGCTATGTGCCGCAGGAAGGCGCGCTGTTTCCGCATCTGTCAGTGGCGGACAATATCGTCTTCGGTCTGCCGCGCACGCAACGGCGCGTCCGGCATCGCGTCTCCGAACTGCTCGAGCTCGTGGGCCTGCCGGCGACGTTTGCCGACCGCGCGCCGCAGCAGCTTTCCGGTGGTCAGCAGCAACGGGTGGCGTTGGCGCGCGCGCTGGCGCCATCGCCGACGCTTGTGATGCTCGATGAACCGTTCTCCTCGCTCGATGCCGCCCTGCGCCTCGAAACGCGCCAGGCGGTGGCCAGCGCATTGGCCGCGGCCGGCGCCACTGCGGTGCTGGTGACGCACGATCAATCCGAGGCGCTCTCGTTGGGCCACGAAGTCGCAGTGCTGTGGCAAGGCAAGCTGATCCAGACCGATACGCCGGAGATGATCTACCGTCGTCCGGTGACGCGCGAACTCGCCTCGTTTATCGGCGAGGCGGTGTTGCTGCAGGGGGTTGCCGCCCGTGATCGCGTTACGTGTGAATTGGGTGAGTTGACGCTATCGGCGCCGGCACGGGACGGCGCTGTCGACGTAATGGTTCGCCCCGAACAGATCCGTCTGTGGCGCGCGAACGAAACCACGCCGGATGGGACCGCTTCGTTCGATGCCATCGTGCAGGACGTGACCTTCCAGGGACAGGATGCCGGCGTTGCGCTGCAGTTGCAGTCGGCGGCGCGGACGGTGGTGCGCGCCCGCGTGCCGGGCTACCGGACACCGCAACCGGGCGAGCGCGTGAGGCTCGCCATCGACGGCGACGTGACCGCCTACGCCCGCGCCTGA
- a CDS encoding ABC transporter permease: protein MSDAVSAAAPAVVPEPARARKRAPGGLFAAAAVSALLVLLPLAFTVWRAASFGFAEAAELVFRPLVGELLVNTLMITVSATLACAVIGTAAAWFIERTRLPGRRFWAVAMAAPLAMPPFITSYAWVSFSLDLQDFNGALLVITSAYFPLVYLPVAAALRSMDPALEESARSLGCGRWNTFFRVILPQLRPALLGGMLLVALGVMSEFGAFTLLRFRTFTTEIYAEYRTSFDGPGASLLACLLIVMCLVVLAFEFRVRGAARYERVDRGTRRAVLRYDLGFWRWLVVAGFTALTVATLGVPLGMIGYWLTQPGAAAVTPADVSPELLLDSTLSSLGFGLGAAVLTTLLIVPLAFLLVRYPGRLATLFERTVFLAQGIPGLVIALAVVSLAVHALQPLYQSTTLLIITYAILFLPLALVSVRAALMQAQPRLEETARALGLGWGQTLVRVLLPLAGPGLGAAASMVFISVVTELNATLLLSPIGTQTLATQVWSDTSTMAFAAAAPYAALLTGISLCASGLLFALLGRSALLGERS from the coding sequence ATGAGCGACGCCGTGTCAGCCGCAGCGCCGGCTGTTGTCCCTGAACCGGCGCGTGCGCGCAAGCGCGCGCCTGGTGGTCTGTTTGCTGCTGCCGCGGTCAGTGCTCTGCTGGTGTTGTTGCCGCTCGCGTTCACCGTGTGGCGGGCGGCAAGTTTTGGCTTCGCCGAGGCGGCCGAACTGGTGTTCCGGCCGCTCGTCGGCGAGCTGCTTGTGAATACGTTGATGATCACGGTGTCGGCCACTTTGGCCTGCGCTGTGATCGGTACAGCTGCGGCCTGGTTTATCGAACGCACCCGCCTGCCCGGCCGCCGCTTCTGGGCCGTGGCGATGGCCGCGCCGCTCGCGATGCCGCCGTTCATCACGAGCTATGCGTGGGTATCGTTCAGTCTCGATCTGCAGGACTTCAACGGCGCGTTGCTGGTCATTACGTCCGCGTATTTTCCGCTGGTCTATCTGCCGGTCGCAGCTGCCTTGCGCAGCATGGACCCGGCTCTCGAAGAAAGCGCCCGCTCGCTCGGCTGTGGCCGCTGGAACACTTTCTTTCGCGTGATCCTGCCGCAACTGCGCCCTGCTCTGCTCGGCGGCATGCTGCTGGTCGCGCTCGGTGTGATGTCCGAATTCGGCGCGTTCACGCTGCTGCGTTTTCGCACCTTCACAACCGAGATCTACGCCGAATATCGCACGAGTTTCGACGGCCCCGGCGCATCGCTGCTGGCCTGTCTGCTGATCGTGATGTGTCTCGTTGTGCTGGCCTTCGAATTCCGCGTACGCGGGGCCGCGCGTTACGAACGCGTCGATCGCGGCACGCGCCGCGCGGTGCTGCGCTATGACCTCGGCTTCTGGCGCTGGCTGGTGGTTGCTGGCTTTACCGCGCTGACCGTCGCCACGCTCGGCGTGCCGCTCGGCATGATCGGCTACTGGCTCACGCAGCCCGGCGCCGCCGCTGTCACGCCGGCCGACGTCTCGCCCGAATTGCTGCTCGACTCGACGCTTTCGTCGCTCGGCTTCGGCCTCGGTGCGGCCGTCCTCACCACCCTGCTGATCGTGCCGCTGGCGTTCCTGCTGGTGCGCTATCCGGGACGCCTCGCCACGCTGTTCGAACGCACCGTGTTTCTGGCGCAGGGCATTCCCGGTCTCGTGATTGCGCTGGCAGTCGTCTCACTCGCCGTGCACGCGTTGCAGCCGCTGTACCAAAGCACCACGCTGCTGATCATCACTTATGCCATCCTGTTCCTGCCGCTCGCGCTGGTGAGTGTGCGCGCTGCGCTGATGCAGGCGCAACCGCGGCTCGAAGAGACGGCGCGTGCGCTCGGTCTCGGTTGGGGACAAACTCTGGTTCGCGTGCTATTGCCGCTGGCTGGGCCAGGTCTGGGTGCAGCGGCTTCGATGGTGTTCATCTCGGTGGTCACCGAACTCAACGCCACACTGCTACTCTCCCCCATCGGCACCCAGACGCTCGCCACCCAGGTCTGGTCCGACACATCGACCATGGCCTTCGCCGCTGCTGCGCCCTATGCGGCGCTGCTCACAGGCATTTCGCTGTGCGCCTCGGGCCTGCTGTTTGCGCTGCTCGGCCGCTCGGCGCTGCTTGGCGAACGCAGCTAA